From the genome of Xiphophorus couchianus chromosome 15, X_couchianus-1.0, whole genome shotgun sequence:
TGAGAACAGCATGTTGGGTGAACCCTTGCAATGAAGTTGTAGcatatttaatattcatttttttacatttgcagaCAATGTCCATTTGTAAGCATTGGGCCAGAGCCCACCGTTACCCGTCTGACAACGCTCCCAGCACTGGAGTCGCCTGCAACAGTCCTGAAATTGTAACGGTCGGTGAGGACGGAAGGATTATTGTGTTCAGAGCTGACCAGGAAGGAGTGGTTCGAGTCATTGGTGAGAACAACATTAAACTCCTACATAGGACTGAGCATTAtcgttcaaaaataaaatctcagatcTTTTTCATACTagatccaataaaaaaaaaagattttttaaaattctttctaaaaaagaaattataaatgacagaaaatgttttcaaaaagtgtcTTTCACTTCCATCGTCCCTTGTGTTGGTTATATGACAGAGTTTTAGGGCCAGACTATGAggagttttgtttaattataagAAAAAAGGCATTATGTTGGCAGAAAAAATATGTGATTTCGCTAGAAAATACGTCTTAAAATTACgagaaaaaaagttgtattAATGAGGACAAAAGCTTTCTTTTAAGGATCTGGCGTAACAGTCGTTGCTCGACCATTTTAAAGTCCTGATACtcataataatttgatgctgatgtgttaaaggATAAAGTCTTTCCTTATTTGTGAAGCCAATTCATTATTATAACTTCACAAAATGCTGAACATCcctcattaaaatgttttgctttggaGTTCTgataaaattactactttattttcctaatattgtgactttattcgtgtataataaaaaaaactcttagcCTGGCCCTAATATTCTGTGATAGAGTTGACCTAAattcaaaatccaaatgaacaaaagctgtaaaacatgcttgtcaagcaagatggccgccatcaacttcactctgaactatggaaaccgaAGGAGGGaattggtgggaaaaaaaagatcagaattttccaaaaaataaaaaatgtaatgaactgATTAAAATCGATTTATCACCCAGCTCCACTTTCAGTCCCGAtggctttttcttttgaaaccCAGCGATGAGTTAGGAGGAAGTGCTAATTATTCTGTTGCTCAACCTGTGTTAGAGAACGCAGACAGCAGCACGCTTCATGCTGTGACTTACCTGAGGACAACAGAGGTTTTGACGGTGAACTCCATCGGCCAGCTCAAGCTGTGGGATTTGAGGCAGCAGAGCAACTCGCCATCACAGATTCTATCTTTGTAAGACAGTTTATGGACTAACtattttttattccactttattTGCTTCTGATTAAACATTGTTCTTTTCCTCAACCAGGTCGAGAGATCGAGTGCCTCTATACTGTGTTGACAGACATCCGAACCAGCAGCACATCGTGGCGACGGGAGGCCAGGATGGAATGCTCTGCGTCTGGGATGTGAGACAAGGAAACATGCCCTTCTCTCTCATGGAGGCACACTCAGCTGAAAGTAGGAttctttttcacattatttaaaaaattcaaacacttGGCATTAAGCTTATTAGGCACTAAGTTTGgcttattagattaaaattactTCCAATTGATTACCTTATAACGGGCGCTTAGATCTTCGTAATTTGGCTgctaacacaaaataatgttaaaatttaatgatgtttatttttttattcagcataATGACCAATTATGGTATGGAAAGATGGTTGAGTCTCTTGATTCAATAAAAAGGtcaagtttttaagaaaatgccCACTTATCAGTTAATCGTTAGAGTGTAGATAGAATCAATCAACTTAACACATTACTGATGACTTGCATCCCTTCTTGGCATATGTTGctgatgttttctgtctttgtgttttgcgAGCAGTGTGGGAGGTTCACTTCCACCCTACCAACCCCGATCACCTGTTCACGTGTTCAGAGGATGGATCACTGCTGCACTGGGAGACTTCCTCCCCGTCCGAAATGCCCTCCTTTTTACAAGGCGAGTGTCTTTTAGGATTGTTATATACGGGGCCAGGAATTAGGGCGTattctgtgcttttatttatatgtagtGAAAATATATGATCACCTGCGTATCCATGTTGGCAATTAATATTGCACAAAAACCTAGAGATAAAAGTGGCTGTTAACCAGAATTTGAAGATTatcagtgttggtgctgcagctAGCAATTATTTGGTATTCTATTTATTGCTCTGATGACAAATTGGCTAATCAGATTTTACACATTCTGCAGATATTTAATCAATCCACTTAAGCTTATCTCATCcaatattaaaaacagaccaaaataaacattttattgcttgaaATACAATAACATCATTCCTTCAGtgaatgtttgattatttttagcagaggattcatctgcagctaaaaatacttctaacgTCAACATGTGAAAACCTCAGCGCTTACTGCTCGACTTCGTATTAATACAGCGTATGGCtgatctgtttatttatttaataactgaTTATTAATTGTAtagcaaaatgtgcttaataggagtattatttctttatttttacagaatttgaaccaggtgaagctatcCCACATGAGGAATTCTATATAAAACATATctacagatgtttgttttttatctttaatgcaaaatctacattttacatttttgtatagttttggcttaattactgcccTGCCTGTGTTGTTCTTACagcaaatgactttttttaagagtttgaatattaaaatcaccagacgattaattgattactaaattatttgGCTCTTATTTCAACAATCAATTCAttacgattaatcgtttcagctctaaTCACAACAAGAAGGACaggatttttcacaaaaaacaaagctgggaaattttcatattaattaatatattattttataatgtcTTCTCTTTGAAATATAGTAAACAGAAATCAGAATTGACTCCTGGGTGTTCAAGCTTTTCTAAACACTGTATATTCTTACAACACATTCACTTTCTTAAAGAATGTTTACACATGTAAAAGTAGAGATGCTATTTGACAGTTGAGTTTATCAGACAACATTTTACACTGACTTATATCTGTACTGCAACATCAGCAGTAATCTAGGTCACATTTAAAATTCTTACAGTAAAatgttgtatttctgtttatcACCAGGTGGCAGGAACAGCAACATGACGTCCCGCAGCGCCATGGCGCCCGCCGGAGGTAACCAGTCCATCATCAGCGCCTGGCTCCATGGAGACTCCAGTAAATCCCGGCTGGAGACGACTCACATGCTGCCCAGCCAGACGCTGTCTGTGAACAGCTTGGACGTGCTCGGCCAGTGTCTGGTCTGTGGGACTGACGGAGAGGCAATTTTTGTAAACAGACAGGTCCCAGTTTAACAGagctgtttgtgtgtgcaaaaaaaaaaaacacatgtttgCCTCAGATCAGGCACAGCAGAGCCTGGAGTTCATTTATTGTCTCTCtgttattgtattttcataataaaagttGCCAAAACACTGGAAGAGACCCTTTTCTTATTTAGTGTGCATGGCAAATTCACCTTGGCCAGTCATTTTCTTTGTCCAAGTCATAGTAGAACCTCGccacaatactttttttttttttttacagaatatttgCTATCCACAGattttaagtcaaatttcttttttactaaaTGATCCCCCAACCCAACAGGAACTGCaagacataaatataaaaattgaaACATGATTAAATTGTCAGTAAAAGCTGCAGATCTTACCATTTGCTGGTCGAAGCAGAAACTCTCCCGACTCCAGAtcaataaaccttttatggGTTTGTCTCTTTTTATGCAGGTGGATTTCCAAACTCAATATTTAATTCACCAGATAAATATTCATCTAGCtttatttagctttcaaattCAATATGTTGAATTTTGAATAGCTTGAAAATTCAAAGCTAAATTTGAAATTTTGCATCAAATTTAACTAATTTGAAGCTTAAAAATGAGgtaaatttgaattgaaaatttgaaatatttaatttcaaatatgttaaattcaatatttgaaagTTAGGTAGTAGTTAGCTTCCATTTGGGTAGTAGTTGGGAAGCaaattatttagtttgcaaactaaatattcctGAATAAATCAATTGTCtcccaaataaatatttaatttggagctaGATTTACCGCCTTGCCCATACATTTTAGacagaggtgtccaaagtgctCACTTTCTCTATGGAAATAGATGTACAGGTACtagtatgaaaaaatattttattaaaagtagAGGTTGGACTGTCTTATTCCAGTAAAAGTACTAAAGtacacattttgaaatgtatttaattaaataggTTTAATCTCCGTCAGCTCCCACTTTCTGAGAGACTGCGACACAATTTGCTGCTGCCCGCCTCGCCAGATGCACCAAACTGGACTCAACCCCTCGGATATAAATCGGCTGTAATCGAGAAGTGGGGATTCCTGACGGTGACGTTTTGACAACCTTTTAATCCCTGAAACTCAACGTGAGAGATTAAAGATTAAAGCCATCAGGTGCTCTGCTGCCCCCTTCTGGTTGAGTAGAGAACTGATGTCTGAGAGTTTGTagaaactagttacatttacttgagtaattatttgaaaaaaattacctttaggaatatttttagtGGCAGTACTTTgagtaattatattttaaagtatttaaacttttacttgagtaaaatgtctagCTTTTCTACCCTttgaatgaaaagcaaacacgttttaaccaaaaattcaccactgcagcttttattaaagttttataagtgtttttattgaaagaaactgatttggaaaaaaaaaattgtctgactgttatttttgttatttatatgaattattgtcattttagtccttaaaatattaaaatttcctCTTAACTTTGCATTTggtcttaaatattaaatgattgataaattGATCAGTTATTCAGTTATTGAATAGACATTTAACCAAATGCTATTTTACTCTTGAGTCATttcaatgtttactttttacCAGAGTAAAATTTTTCGGTACCTTACCCACCTCTGGGTGCaaacaggtacaaaacactggaatgaaatggcttaattacctcctcctggtgtagatCAGCTCTCCCTGCCTTGCTcgtgacctaattattctattcagcagaggctcatctaaaagttgcaggactgcggccctccaggactggagtttgacacctgtgataaaatgaatcttatttatttatgttttatcgAGTAAAACAACAATAACGTTAGCggaactttattttgaaaaccggAAGCACTCTGTGGGGTTTGTGTTTAGCTTTGAAGCTTGTACTTGTCATTCGGATAGCCCAGGAATTTTAACACGACTAGGAACCAGCCAGCGGGGCACAACAAGGACGTCCTGGGTTAGAACAACATCGCTCACACAGAGGAACCACCGGAACCACCGCTGGTTGCTGAAATAGGAACAGGCGGTGAGAAAAGCGGCAGCTACGGACAGCGGTAAGTTGCTTGACGGGAGCTAACTGTTAAAAGTCCCGAGCTAACAGGCTAACCTGTTGAATAGAGGCTAATGGACGCCTTTTCCACTCACAGGCCGTGCTGTTAGATTTCACACCGAGTTCAACTCATAATTTTAGTCACTGACAGGTGGTTAGTATATTATTTGAACTATTTAGATATTTGTGACAACCATTATTGGCATAAATGTTTTCCGACGCCTGAGAGTTAACGTTAAAGTCGCCCAAAATTAGCGTGCGATGCTAACAAAGCTAATAAATTAGAAGGGGTATTGGATCTTTAAAGTAAACTATCTGAAATTAGTTTggttaaatttaagaaaattaatataCCTTAAATTGTGCTTTATAGATCCCAACTCAAAAcaatagtttttctttgtttttacagcgTAATATTTGTGTTCTGGTAAATGTTTATCTGTGTTGATTGCTCCTCTGTCTCATTTTGCCCAACCTGTTTGGTAGCATTACATGCATGCTTGCTTATCTTGCATGCATTTGATTTTGGATGTTTCAGCAGCAGCATGCTGATGTGAAGTCAGACATCAGATACCCTGCTCTTCATCTCTGCGGTGGACAGGTGGACGTCTTCTTCATCCATTTTCATCGTTCATATAAATGCTTGTACATGAGGAGAGGGGAGAAACCCGAAGGATACAGACAGATGAGACCCAAAACGTTCCCTGCCAGTAATTACAGTGGTAACAGCCAGCAGATGCTGCAGGAAATACGGAACAGCCTGCGCAACCTGACCAAACCCTCCGATCCTCCAAAAGCAGACCCTGTTGGACAAGCAAAGATGCTCCCTGAAGATCCGAGGCAGCAGGGGCGCACCAGCACCCCAAAACATTCCTACCACAAAGCGCTACAGGAGATCCGCAAGTCCTTGGTGCCTTTTGAAGTTTCACAGAGTAATGATTCTACCACTTCTGGCCCTGATCTTAACAAGCAGATGTTGCTGGAACCATCAATTGCTGGGTTTGAGGAGGTAAGATATCCCTCACAAATGCATAATCTTATAAAGATTTGTGAGATTTCCATTCTGTACATACCTCTGTAATTGGCGAGAAAGACTTGGTACACTTTGTGTAGAAGgaattattttggaaatgtcaGGTATGCAATGTGAAGTGACAAGTTTGTACAGTTACCAGTACAAAAGAAGTTTTACATCTGACAATCACCTTGTGGTTTGCACGATATCCAAGTATGTAGAGACTCAAAGTGAATTGGAGGTGTAGTAAAGCAAGTTAAGTTTGCTTAAAGCTTATAATAATGGTTAAACAACCTAGGTCAATATcactgtaaaagtaaaaacagactCTAAGCATGATTGCTTGTTTGAATTGATTTTCTAAACtaagttgtgtttatttctgctttccTAGGGCAACAGCAGCCGTCGCGTTCCTTCAGACTACATGGTGAAAGTGAATTACCAGGATTCAATGAGGGAGCAGATAGCTACTGCTAACACCAACTCTACAGGCCTGAAAGCTCCAGGTATTAGATCAGATCCACTGGGAACAGTGCAggttttcatttctcttttgccTTTTGATCCAGTGTTCATATTTGTTTGCAGGATTTAGGACAGCtgcttaaaaaaagacaatacaaCCGGTCGAAGAGTGTGACTAATACCAAGCTCTTTAGTGCTATGCTTTCACTGacgagtaaaaagaaaaaaaactgatgcatttattttggtaTCAATTGgtgttttccatgtttgaaaagttacacatttcaaaaaatctaacttttaaaatgtataaa
Proteins encoded in this window:
- the nup43 gene encoding nucleoporin Nup43, which codes for MESAKYVSQKISKTRWRPVSYSSLQQPDIFATGSWDNEENKVSVWSIGNLGSSGLEDGFEGDPQLICEQKHDGDVLDLQFLDQERVVTVSSTGAVTIFRQAPNSQTMSICKHWARAHRYPSDNAPSTGVACNSPEIVTVGEDGRIIVFRADQEGVVRVIENADSSTLHAVTYLRTTEVLTVNSIGQLKLWDLRQQSNSPSQILSLSRDRVPLYCVDRHPNQQHIVATGGQDGMLCVWDVRQGNMPFSLMEAHSAEMWEVHFHPTNPDHLFTCSEDGSLLHWETSSPSEMPSFLQGGRNSNMTSRSAMAPAGGNQSIISAWLHGDSSKSRLETTHMLPSQTLSVNSLDVLGQCLVCGTDGEAIFVNRQVPV